Proteins found in one Triticum aestivum cultivar Chinese Spring chromosome 4D, IWGSC CS RefSeq v2.1, whole genome shotgun sequence genomic segment:
- the LOC123097222 gene encoding uncharacterized protein has product MAVVGKSANGVLLGASTLFFEALACFEIQEMETHVGMQRPSLMDKYSSEIVVMRLYILCSQPVIVAMEPTEDIEFLWKWRKYLLLLATLVASVTYGAGLNPPGGVWSQDQGPGSNNARVHRAGAVHRPTPLAPAPAGVYPFRVGDPVLVSTYPRRYTAFFYCNAAAFVASLVIIMFLLDQRISNNPAGLTVLRLAMLLDLLALMAAFVAGSCHNVVSFIYVSAVCVVVLLYFAIYLGVASISSHSRLLLFFCGESSCLLLFMRKAPVAASYAVKGRIKERRKFLLLLATFATPLTYAAGLAPPGGFWSETVAGHSAGAPLLHDGRYKIRYHAFFYANANSFVASLAIIMVLTSRTLSDRLIQSYLLLVCVLVELLGLMAAYAAGSCRLITTTIYIVSLVGAVLLYIVVQMVVELLCKLRVQQ; this is encoded by the exons ATGGCAGTGGTTGGCAAGAGCGCCAATGGCGTCTTGTTAGGAGCATCTACACTATTCTTTGAAGCATTGGCATGTTTTGAG ATACAAGAGATGGAGACACATGTGGGCATGCAACGACCGTCATTAATGGACAAGTATTCCAGTGAAATCGTGGTTATGCGAC TGTACATATTGTGTTCCCAACCGGTAATCGTGGCGATGGAGCCGACAGAGGACATCGAGTTCCTCTGGAAGTGGCGCAAGTACCTCCTGCTGCTCGCCACGCTGGTCGCCAGCGTCACCTACGGCGCCGGCCTCAACCCGCCGGGCGGCGTGTGGTCCCAGGACCAGGGGCCAGGCAGCAACAATGCTCGAGTGCACCGCGCCGGTGCCGTCCACCGCCCGACGCCGCTGGCCCCGGCGCCGGCCGGAGTCTACCCCTTCCGCGTCGGCGACCCGGTGCTGGTGTCCACCTACCCGCGCCGGTACACCGCCTTCTTCTACTGCAACGCGGCCGCCTTCGTTGCGTCCCTGGTCATCATCATGTTCCTGCTGGATCAGCGCATCAGCAACAACCCCGCCGGCCTCACCGTGCTCCGCCTCGCCATGCTGCTCGACCTGCTTGCCCTCATGGCCGCATTCGTCGCCGGGAGCTGCCACAACGTGGTCTCCTTCATCTATGTCTCTGCCGTCTGCGTCGTCGTCCTCCTCTACTTCGCCATCTACCTAGGCGTGGCCTCCATCTCCTCCCATTCCCGTCTACTACTTTTCTTTTGCGGTGAAAGCTCGTGTCTACTACTATTCATGAGGAAAGCGCCGGTTGCGGCCTCGTACGCGGTGAAGGGGCGCATCAAGGAGCGACGCAAGTTCCTCCTGCTGCTGGCCACCTTCGCGACGCCCCTGACGTACGCCGCGGGGTTGGCGCCGCCGGGAGGCTTCTGGAGCGAGACCGTGGCAGGGCACAGCGCCGGCGCCCCGCTGCTGCACGACGGGCGCTACAAGATCCGCTACCACGCCTTCTTCTACGCCAACGCCAACTCCTTCGTGGCGTCGCTCGCCATCATCATGGTGCTCACGAGCAGGACGCTGAGCGACCGCCTCATCCAATCGTACCTGCTGCTTGTGTGCGTCCTGGTGGAGCTGCTGGGCCTCATGGCCGCCTACGCCGCCGGCAGCTGCAGGTTGATCACCACCACCATATACATCGTCTCCCTCGTCGGCGCCGTGCTCCTCTACATTGTGGTGCAGATGGTCGTCGAGCTGCTCTGCAAATTGCGAGTACAACAGTAA